One Hevea brasiliensis isolate MT/VB/25A 57/8 chromosome 6, ASM3005281v1, whole genome shotgun sequence genomic window, GCACCACAGAGGGAGCACTAGGCAACTGGAGTAGTGGTAAAGATTTCATACCTCTTAACAAGGCCAAGAGGTACTACTTCATATGTGGGAATGGGCAGTGCTTCAATGGCATGAAGGTTTCTGTTCTTGTTCATCCTTTGTCTCCTCCACCATCATCTAGCGTTTCTGCTGCTAACCAGACTTCACCtgattctgctgctccggtggtTTTGCAGAAGGGGTTGGTAGGTTTTAGGGCTTTTATTGTGGCATTTACTTCCATCTGGTTTGGATCTGGTTGGATCTAGGACTAGTGGAGTAGTGTTTTCATTTGGTTGTTGAGGCCTAGTGAGAGTTTATTACTCCAGCTCAAGTGTATCGTTTCtggtctttcttttcttttctttgtgttTTTAGGTCATAATTattctcttcatttatccattttTGCATTAGATGTCATTTGGAAGCGTGTGTTTTATTTGGCTAATCAGAAAGCTTCACTGGAATATTActccttccctttttttttttttgtttaattttcaaCTAGCTTTTTTTAAACCCGTTATTTGTGGGCAACAATTGCTAATGTTAATGCTATTTATGGATTATGACGACTCCCTATTTCAGACCATGATTATTCAACTCACAATTTGCACCAAATGTTACAATCTCATGGTAGCATCAATTTTTAATGTATACTTGGCAATTCTCCTAAAGGGAAATGATGAAGCAACTAGGCAAACATTGATTCATGCCATTGGCAATTCACTTCCCAAAGACTTGAAGCCAAAATAGAGAATGGATTCTGAATTAATACTGAAAAGGAAAGAAGTTTGGATTTAATACTTGCAGATTACATATGGACAATACTACCTTATGATACTAGTAAGTATTTAACTTCTTTGCAAATTGAATAACTTGATGCAAATGGCAAAGATCAATGCAAATAGTGTGGCAAAGCCAACAACTGCAGCTGCAATTTCTCCTAGAAGCTCCTGTTTGAAACCAAAGTAACTTCTCACAGAATCTTCCACTGTTTCATCTGTTATCTTCGAACTGTGATGAAACTAATCCATACAATGTGTATGCCACCAGACATGCCCAAGCATACCACCTCCACCACACAGGCATCCTCTGTTATAGTCAAAGCAGAGATAAATAACATC contains:
- the LOC110644860 gene encoding early nodulin-like protein 16; the encoded protein is MVPSSPHLVFFCFFILFSATSTTATDHIVGANKGWNPGINYTLWANNSTFYVGDLISFRYQKTQYNVFEVNQTGYDNCTTEGALGNWSSGKDFIPLNKAKRYYFICGNGQCFNGMKVSVLVHPLSPPPSSSVSAANQTSPDSAAPVVLQKGLVGFRAFIVAFTSIWFGSGWI